Genomic window (Brassica rapa cultivar Chiifu-401-42 unplaced genomic scaffold, CAAS_Brap_v3.01 Scaffold1002, whole genome shotgun sequence):
gattttgagaaaatttcaaaaaatatgacaatattgttttaatgcctagttgcatcttgcactaacatatgatgatgttcaaagaggtggATCCTTTGTCGTCTtcatttatcaagaaaataataacttttttttttttgacgtcaaaaggctattctattactcaaacttgaggtggcctgggtaaccagaccggaatagaacaaccaacaaaGTGTAACTCTCTACGGAAagatctagcagtcttagctaaaaaatctgcAGTCTGATTATGCGCTCGTGGAACGTAAGTGATGTTGAAGTCCGTGAAGCAGATTTGTAGCGTCTCTATTCTCTCCAATTCCGTCGCAAAGCTTGGCCACGCCTGGGGATCCTTAACCATAGCAATCAGTTCCTTACAGTATGTCCCAAAGCTCTGGCAGGTCGAGTGCTgcagcatattctccatcgcccacCGCAGAGCTTCTACCTCCGAATGCAAGGCCGATTCCCGTCGAGTGATATTTTTTGTCCCCATAAGCTGAATATTCCCAGAGCTATCTATCCATGTCCATCCACATCCACTGAAGTTAGCTGAGAGagtccaagatccatctaatAGACAAATATTTCCCAAACATACGGCTTGGGGTTCCTCATTCATGGTGTCCTGTGTCGCAGCTTGTACCACTTCATTAGCCTCAAACCATGCCTGGCATTCACTCTCAGCATGTCTAACCAGTTCCAGAGGATCTCTATCTATTCCTCTGAAGAGTTTTTCATTTCTAGCCTTCCAAATGAAccatattatccagggataaggatccctATCTTGCTCTTGCTCCATGATACTATTTTTCCTCCAGAACAGATAATCCATGTTTGTGTAGACGCTCGATACCGGAAAAATATTTGGCACGTCGGAGTTGAAGATAAAGACCATACTTGACGGGCTGGTGGGCT
Coding sequences:
- the LOC117131502 gene encoding uncharacterized protein LOC117131502, with product MWRSRGDSHTCNLRKPTSPSSMVFIFNSDVPNIFPVSSVYTNMDYLFWRKNSIMEQEQDRDPYPWIIWFIWKARNEKLFRGIDRDPLELVRHAESECQAWFEANEVVQAATQDTMNEEPQAVCLGNICLLDGSWTLSANFSGCGWTWIDSSGNIQLMGTKNITRRESALHSEVEALRWAMENMLQHSTCQSFGTYCKELIAMVKDPQAWPSFATELERIETLQICFTDFNITYVPRAHNQTADFLAKTARSFRRELHFVGCSIPV